The DNA region CCTTTCGCACATTCACATCGTTAAAAGGCGCACGCTGGGTGTTCATGGACAGGAAGGAAAGCCTGTAGGAATCAACGATGGTGAGTGTAACGTTTTTATCCGAGGCTAGCTGATCCAGCTGATCCGGGGGCAGATTGGCGCTGAAGTCCACGCTGCCGGTCTGGAGGGCGATTATCCGGGTGGTGTCATCGGGGATGACCTTGTACACCAGGGTGTCAACGATATTAGAGGCCAGCTTTGCTTTGTCCCAGTAGTTGGTGTTTTTCTTCAGCACGATCTCCTGGCCGCTGGTCCAGCTCTGGTACACAAAGGGGCCGGTAGCAATAATGCCGCCCTGGGCACTGCCAAAATCATCGGCGTGCTTTTCATAGTAAGCTTTGCTGATGATCCGGCCGGAGCCGATGGCGGGGATGTACTTGAAGATCGCCGAAGGCTGGCTCAGTTTTATGGTGAGCTGCCAGGGACCTGTGGCGCTGATGCTTGCCACATCCGCATAGAAGTCGGCAAAGTAGGTCCCGCCATCGGGGTTCCGGTACCGCTCCAGGGAGAAGACCACGTCATCCATGGTCATCTTGGTGCCGTCGGAAAAAACGATATCATCCCGCACTTCGTACACATAAGTGAGGTCGTCGGTCTGGCGCCAGCTTTTTGCCAGTTCGGGGACAATGTTGTTGCCCGCATCCAGAGTCAGGAGACCCTCAGTGATCTGGTTGGTAACCTGGTTGGTGACAAAGTTCCAGGCGACCCCGGGGTCCACCGCTCGGATATCTTCGCTTAAGGCGATGGTAAAGGTCACTCCCTTTCCCTGATCAGCCTTTCCCCCGGCAAATGCCAGGGCGGTGCAGAGAACCGGCAGTACTAAAAGACAAGGCAATTTTTTCATCAAATCCTCCTCCATTTTTCCTCGATCCTTACAGACCGGGCTTTTACTATATAGTATTATACCTAAACAGGGAGACAACTTACCAGATACCTCATCGCCCCTTTCCGCACCAGGGTTCAGGGTTCAGTGGACAGGGAGCGGCCACTCTTTCTATAATCAAACCTATGGACGATACTTTGAAAAACACACTGCTTTTTCCCTGGAAAAACGCCTCCTCCTTCATGAGCGGGGAGGAAATTGCGGCGGCGGACGCCTATTGCCGGGGGTATATAGCATTTCTCAATGCGGTTAAGACCGAGCGGGAAGCGGTCCGGGAAGGGATCAGGATTGCTGAAAAAAACGGCTTTGTCCCATGGCAGACGGGCGCGGCCTTTGCCCCGGGGGACAAGGTGTACTTTAACCAGCGGGACAAGGCGTTGATCCTCTGCATTGCGGGGAAGCGACCTCTAACGGAGGGTATTTCTATTGTGGCGGCCCATCTGGATTCCCCCCGGCTTGACCTGAAACTGCGGCCTCTCTACGAGGAAGCAGGGGCGGCTTTTTTTGACACCCACTATTATGGCATGGTCAAAGCCTACCAGTGGACCGGCATACCCCTTGCCCTGCACGGCTACATAGTCCCCAAGGACGGGCAGGGAATCAATGTTTGTATTGGGGAAGCGCCAGAGGACCCGGTGCTGTTTATCGCAGACCTTCTGCCCCACCTGGCAAAGGCGCAGATGGAGCTCCCGGGTAAGGAAATGGTTAAGGCCGAAGACTTGGATGTGCTTGCGGGGCTTAGCCCTTGTCCGGGGGAATCCGGGGATGGCGCAGTAAAGCTGAACATCCTGCGCATCCTTTACGAAAAATACGGCGTTACCGAGGGTGACCTCGTTTCGGCGGAACTTTCAGTGGTGCCCGCCTTTCCTGCACGGGACCTGGGCCTAGACCGGAGCATGGTGGGCGGCTACGGGCAGGACGACAAGGTTTGCGCATATCCTGCTATGGACGCCCTGTTCTCCCTTACGGAGCCTCCCGATTACTGTGCCTGTGTAGTCTTTGCGGACAAAGAAGAAACCGGCTCCCTGGGCATGACCGGCATGTCGTCAAATTTCTTCGACAGTTTTATTAAGGAGCTTGCAACCACCCAAGGTGGCGCCGGTTCCGGTGAGGAGAAAGGGCGGAGGGCACTAGGCAATTCCCTCTGCATTTCCGCCGACGTGAACACCGCCTTTTATCACTTGTATGCAGATGTGTTCGACCCCCACTACGAAGCGGCGCTGAACCACGGGGTGGTACTGTTCCGCTACTGGGGACAGGGGGGCAAGGACCATACCAATGACGCCCATGCGGAAACGGTAGCTGTACTGCGGAAAATTTTGGATGACAGCGGCGTACTCTGGCAGACCGGAGAAGGGGGCAGGGTTGACGCCGAAGAAAGTGGCACCCTTTCCCGGTTCTTCGCAAGCCTGAACATCCCTTCGATTGATCTGGGGGTGCCCCTGCTCTCCATGCACTCACCCTTTGAAGCCGCCGCAAAGGCGGATATCTACATGGCCTACCGGGCCTTTACGGCGTTTTTCAAAAGGGCATAGAATTTCTGCGCCGCAGTTTAGTCCGGCAAAGCCCGGTGGCAGCTTACCAGATGTCCCGGTGCCGCCTCCTGTATACAGGGCGCCTCGGTGCGGCAGCGATCATCCGCATCAGGGCAGCGGGGTGCAAAGGCACAACTTGCAACGCCGACTTTAGTCGGAGAGTTCCCCGCGCAGCCTGTTATAAGCGCTGCCGGGCTCGGGGCTTCCCCCTTCAGGGCTATACCTCCCGCTTCCCGTGGGCCCTCGATCCTCGGAACCGCAGCTATCAGGGAACGGGTATAGGGGTGCAGTGTCCGGCGGAACAGTTCTTCTGCGGGGGCCAGCTCCACCACACGGCCCAAGTACATCACCATCACCCTATCGCAGAGATACTCCACCACGGTCATATCATGGGAAATAAACAGCATGGACAGGGACCGGGCCGTGCGCAGATTCTCCAGAAGGTTCAGTAATTGTGCTTGGACAGAAACATCCAGGGCGGACAGGGGCTCATCCGCCACAATCAGTGCGGGCTCCGAAAGCAGGGCTCTGGTTATGGCAAGCCGCTGAAGCTGCCCGCCGGAAAGTTCCTGGGGCCGCCGGGTCAGCAGTTCTTCTGACAGGCCCGTGTCGCTAAACAGAGAAAGGATCCGATCCAGAGCTGCTTCCCGGCCCATTCCATAATACCGGCACACTTCCATCAGGGAATCGGCGATCCGCATCTTGGGGTTAAAGGACGCGAAGGGGTTTTGAAACACCATCTGCATAGCCCTCCTTACTTGGCGCAACGCCCCGTGGCGGAGCTTGCCAATCTCGGCGCCCCGGAAAAAGATCCGGCCCGCGGTGGGTTCAATGAGCCGCAGGGCCAGCCTGCCCAGGGTGGATTTTCCGCAGCCTGACTCCCCCACCACGCCGAGTATCTCGTTTTGCCTCAAGCCAAAGGAGACGCCGTCCACTGCCCGCAGGAGCTGGCCTCTACCGGCCGGAAAATATTTCTTCACCTCCCGCACTTCAAGGATTATATCGCCCATGGCTACCCTACCCTATGGTGGCAAAAGACCACGTGCCCATCCCCCAGCTCAAGCCGCGGAGGCGCTGTCGCACAGGCCCCATCGGAGCGGCTGCACCGGGGCGCAAAGGCGCAGCCCTCTGGGGGATCGTAGAGCCGGGGCGGAAAGCCGGGGATTACCGGCAAAGGCATGCGGGCTCTGTGCACAGCAGCGATACTGTCATGGGCCAGCTCTGATGCTGATACGCCGTCCCCAGATGTGGCTAATCCCCTGGGTATACAGTTGATAAGTGCCTTACTGTAGGG from Treponema primitia ZAS-2 includes:
- a CDS encoding ABC transporter substrate-binding protein, with the protein product MKKLPCLLVLPVLCTALAFAGGKADQGKGVTFTIALSEDIRAVDPGVAWNFVTNQVTNQITEGLLTLDAGNNIVPELAKSWRQTDDLTYVYEVRDDIVFSDGTKMTMDDVVFSLERYRNPDGGTYFADFYADVASISATGPWQLTIKLSQPSAIFKYIPAIGSGRIISKAYYEKHADDFGSAQGGIIATGPFVYQSWTSGQEIVLKKNTNYWDKAKLASNIVDTLVYKVIPDDTTRIIALQTGSVDFSANLPPDQLDQLASDKNVTLTIVDSYRLSFLSMNTQRAPFNDVNVRKAISHALNLSEFQRTIIKNTGTLGTVLPFGSALYGSDASKWQQYLQKTGSYNYDLAQARQSLAQSGYPNGFNCNVIVSDSSVDNQRALFLQEALKPLNINVEIRRVSGDEQDTYQMGSILDANGKRDYDMLFGNWEADYPDLNSNIEILFASGQAGEDGYNSSAYANPRIDELIEAQRTTIDPARRFEIQTQFMDIVVSDVPYIVFDYSNRHSALNKKYTGLEVTPAWLWVLPVQNLKAAK
- a CDS encoding aminopeptidase, which produces MDDTLKNTLLFPWKNASSFMSGEEIAAADAYCRGYIAFLNAVKTEREAVREGIRIAEKNGFVPWQTGAAFAPGDKVYFNQRDKALILCIAGKRPLTEGISIVAAHLDSPRLDLKLRPLYEEAGAAFFDTHYYGMVKAYQWTGIPLALHGYIVPKDGQGINVCIGEAPEDPVLFIADLLPHLAKAQMELPGKEMVKAEDLDVLAGLSPCPGESGDGAVKLNILRILYEKYGVTEGDLVSAELSVVPAFPARDLGLDRSMVGGYGQDDKVCAYPAMDALFSLTEPPDYCACVVFADKEETGSLGMTGMSSNFFDSFIKELATTQGGAGSGEEKGRRALGNSLCISADVNTAFYHLYADVFDPHYEAALNHGVVLFRYWGQGGKDHTNDAHAETVAVLRKILDDSGVLWQTGEGGRVDAEESGTLSRFFASLNIPSIDLGVPLLSMHSPFEAAAKADIYMAYRAFTAFFKRA
- a CDS encoding ABC transporter ATP-binding protein: MGDIILEVREVKKYFPAGRGQLLRAVDGVSFGLRQNEILGVVGESGCGKSTLGRLALRLIEPTAGRIFFRGAEIGKLRHGALRQVRRAMQMVFQNPFASFNPKMRIADSLMEVCRYYGMGREAALDRILSLFSDTGLSEELLTRRPQELSGGQLQRLAITRALLSEPALIVADEPLSALDVSVQAQLLNLLENLRTARSLSMLFISHDMTVVEYLCDRVMVMYLGRVVELAPAEELFRRTLHPYTRSLIAAVPRIEGPREAGGIALKGEAPSPAALITGCAGNSPTKVGVASCAFAPRCPDADDRCRTEAPCIQEAAPGHLVSCHRALPD